Proteins encoded together in one Zonotrichia albicollis isolate bZonAlb1 unplaced genomic scaffold, bZonAlb1.hap1 Scaffold_254, whole genome shotgun sequence window:
- the LOC141727828 gene encoding olfactory receptor 14A16-like → MSNSSSIRHFLLLALADTRQLQLLHFCLLLGISLAALLGNGLIISAVACGHHLHTPMFFFLLNLALTDLGSICTTVPKAMHNSLWDTRTISYTGCATQLFLIYFSLGSQFYLLTIMCYDRYVSICKPLHYETLLDSRACAHMAAAAWASAFLTALVHTANTFSLPLCHGNALGQFFCEIPQILKLSCSHSSLRELRLIAVSSCLALCCFVFIVFSYVQIFRAVLRIPSEQGRHKAFSTCLPHLAVVSLFLSTVIFAHLKPPSISSPSLDLAVSVLYSVVPPVVNPLIYSLRNQELKAAVWTMMTECFQKH, encoded by the coding sequence atgtccaacagcagctccatcaggcacttcctcctgctggcattggcagacacgcggcagctgcagctcctgcacttctgcctcttgctgggcatctccctggctgccctcctgggcaacggcctcatcatcagcgccgtagcctgcggccaccacctgcacacgcccatgttcttcttcctgctcaacctggccctcactgacctgggctccatctgcaccactgtccccaaagccatgcacaattccctctgggacaccaggaccatctcctacacaggatgtgccaCACAACTCTTTCTGATTTACTTCTCCCTTGGATCACAGTTTtatctcctgaccatcatgtgctacgaccgctacgtgtccatctgcaaacccctgcactacgagACCCTCCTGgacagcagagcttgtgcccacatggcagcagctgcctgggccagtgcctttctcactgctctcgtgcacacggccaatacattttccctgcccctgtgccatggcaatgccctgggccagttcttctgtgaaatcccacagatcctcaagctctcctgctcacactccagcCTCAGGGAACTGAGGCTCATTGCTGTTAGTTCTTGTTTAGCAttgtgttgttttgtgttcattgttttctcctatgtgcagatcttcagggccgtgctgaggatcccctctgagcagggacggcacaaagccttttccacctgcctccctcacctggctgtggtctctctgttcctcagcactgttatctttgctcacctgaagcccccctccatctcctccccatccctggatctggccgtgtcagttctgtactcggttgTTCCTCCAGTggtgaaccccctcatctacagcctgaggaaccaggagctcaaggctgcagtgtggacaatGATGACTGAgtgctttcagaaacattaa